One region of Flavobacterium pisciphilum genomic DNA includes:
- a CDS encoding late control protein, producing the protein MFLLESKVVFARIKDGAEESSYAFNAIHEIEITKSVDELSDTAVIKLPTQFKIKQNGTQKFTEKALQVGDKVTITLGYEGKISNVEFVGYIKKISPKIPLEIHCEDAMWMLRRKNISASWKEKVKLEAVLNKIIEGTNIVLNEPVLDFELEKWIINENGAQALEKLKKDFGFTSFITDDGKLHCGLQELTNIGQVAAYDLNYNLVENNLEYKAKEDRKIMVKYTYIDPKTNERTIVEDGDKDGEQRTYNTSTVSDKAQLKELVKVELEKLRFDGYNGDVTSFLIPYATRGMKAVLVDKEHTDREGSYFINKVVTTFGMSGARRKVSIRNKL; encoded by the coding sequence ATGTTTCTACTTGAAAGTAAAGTTGTGTTTGCTCGAATTAAGGATGGTGCAGAAGAATCTAGTTATGCTTTTAATGCTATTCATGAAATCGAAATAACCAAGTCTGTTGATGAACTGAGTGATACTGCAGTTATAAAATTGCCAACTCAATTTAAAATAAAACAAAATGGTACACAAAAGTTTACCGAAAAAGCATTGCAAGTTGGAGACAAGGTAACAATCACTTTAGGTTATGAAGGGAAAATTTCTAACGTGGAATTTGTAGGATATATAAAAAAAATTAGTCCCAAAATACCTCTCGAAATTCATTGCGAAGATGCCATGTGGATGCTAAGAAGAAAGAATATAAGCGCGAGTTGGAAAGAGAAAGTTAAACTTGAAGCTGTTTTAAATAAAATTATAGAAGGGACAAATATAGTACTTAATGAACCTGTTCTTGATTTTGAATTAGAGAAATGGATTATCAATGAGAATGGAGCACAAGCACTAGAAAAGTTAAAAAAAGACTTTGGTTTCACCTCTTTTATAACTGATGATGGCAAGTTGCATTGCGGCTTACAAGAGCTAACCAATATTGGTCAAGTAGCTGCTTATGATTTAAACTACAATTTGGTTGAAAATAATCTTGAATATAAAGCCAAAGAGGATCGAAAGATTATGGTAAAATATACCTATATCGATCCCAAAACTAATGAACGAACTATTGTTGAAGACGGAGATAAAGATGGTGAACAAAGAACCTACAATACTTCGACAGTCTCAGATAAAGCACAATTAAAAGAACTAGTAAAAGTAGAGCTTGAAAAATTACGATTTGATGGTTACAACGGTGACGTAACTAGTTTTTTAATTCCTTATGCTACACGAGGTATGAAAGCGGTTTTAGTAGATAAAGAGCACACAGATAGAGAAGGAAGCTATTTTATTAATAAAGTAGTAACCACTTTTGGGATGAGCGGAGCAAGAAGAAAAGTAAGTATAAGAAATAAATTATAA
- a CDS encoding nucleotidyltransferase, giving the protein MARSISEIQVRMVEAIKANQILSGQLTSITSTSKTSIARLFTFIVATAIWMLEVFFDQHKKEVDEKLANQKSGTLPWYRTMALRFQKGFDLVKDEDYFDNRDKNGNEIGVSKIEASKIVKYAAVNESPESSRVIIKIAGEDGDGVLAPISESEKEAFETYINEIKVAGVKVSVLNYKPDLLTLSIQIKRDAMLLNSTGMRIKDGEYPVIIAIQEFMKELPFDGDLRLSALVDKLQSVEGVLDATVVGATSAWINPETGDYGKPLNIFISTIPFSGYFKITDFKGVEYVV; this is encoded by the coding sequence ATGGCAAGAAGTATATCAGAAATACAAGTAAGAATGGTTGAGGCCATTAAAGCAAACCAAATTCTTTCAGGACAACTCACATCAATAACATCGACTAGCAAAACATCTATAGCTAGATTGTTCACTTTTATTGTAGCCACAGCTATATGGATGTTGGAAGTTTTCTTTGATCAACATAAAAAAGAGGTTGATGAAAAACTCGCTAACCAAAAATCTGGGACTTTGCCTTGGTATCGTACTATGGCTTTGCGTTTTCAAAAAGGCTTTGATTTAGTGAAAGACGAAGATTATTTTGATAATAGAGATAAGAATGGAAATGAAATTGGAGTATCAAAAATTGAAGCATCAAAGATTGTAAAATATGCTGCAGTAAATGAATCTCCTGAGAGTAGTCGTGTGATTATAAAAATTGCAGGAGAAGATGGAGATGGTGTTTTAGCTCCTATAAGTGAAAGTGAGAAAGAAGCTTTTGAAACTTATATAAACGAAATAAAGGTAGCGGGTGTTAAGGTTTCTGTATTAAATTATAAACCAGATCTTTTGACTTTGTCGATCCAAATTAAACGAGATGCTATGCTCTTGAATAGTACAGGAATGAGAATTAAAGATGGAGAATACCCTGTTATAATTGCAATTCAGGAATTTATGAAAGAGCTTCCATTTGATGGTGATTTACGTTTATCTGCTTTGGTAGATAAATTACAATCTGTTGAAGGAGTTCTAGATGCAACAGTTGTCGGTGCAACAAGTGCCTGGATTAATCCAGAGACTGGTGATTATGGCAAACCACTTAATATTTTTATTTCGACAATACCTTTTAGTGGTTATTTTAAAATTACTGATTTTAAAGGGGTAGAATATGTGGTATAA
- a CDS encoding DUF2586 family protein has product MSLPNIKFNISSKGLGLLQSDIQKVPGLVLTGVTVAGTGKVAVGGSYQIFSLDEAVNLGIEETGANAFAYKHIKAFYDEAKKGAELWFMLVLSTITMEDMADLTKPYAKKLLADASGKIRILGLLKKSGTTETITNGLDADVALAVAKAQALNEDYASRYFPVRTIISGNKFSGTVADLKDYATASFNKVSILLANTDGSKEASVGLALGRIASIPSQRKISRVKDGPVENFTAYFTNGGTAESLDTSWDAIHNKGYIFLRSFANRSGYYFTSDVTLTGSTDDFNTLSRGLVMDEAVLIAYDTLVDELSDEIPVTDAGKIHPVTIKSWQNAIERQIDGLMVQNGKLSGVKAYIDENQNVLVTNNLNIALQLLPVGYSDYITVNIGFTTNLE; this is encoded by the coding sequence ATGAGTTTACCAAATATAAAATTCAACATCTCTAGCAAGGGTCTAGGGTTGTTACAATCAGACATCCAAAAAGTACCAGGATTGGTATTAACTGGAGTTACAGTTGCAGGAACAGGAAAAGTTGCTGTAGGTGGTTCGTATCAGATTTTCTCGCTTGATGAAGCAGTAAATCTTGGTATCGAAGAGACAGGTGCAAATGCTTTTGCTTACAAGCATATCAAAGCATTTTACGACGAAGCCAAAAAAGGAGCAGAGCTTTGGTTCATGCTTGTTTTATCTACCATTACAATGGAAGATATGGCCGATTTGACAAAACCTTATGCAAAAAAGCTATTGGCTGATGCATCAGGAAAAATTAGAATTTTAGGACTTCTTAAAAAATCAGGAACTACCGAAACAATCACAAACGGATTAGATGCAGACGTTGCTCTTGCTGTTGCAAAAGCACAAGCTTTAAACGAAGATTATGCAAGCAGATATTTCCCAGTTCGTACAATTATTTCGGGTAACAAATTCTCAGGAACTGTTGCTGATTTAAAAGATTATGCCACTGCAAGCTTCAACAAAGTATCTATTTTGTTGGCAAATACAGATGGTTCTAAAGAAGCTTCTGTAGGTTTGGCTTTAGGAAGAATCGCAAGTATTCCTTCTCAAAGAAAAATCTCTCGTGTAAAAGATGGCCCAGTAGAAAATTTTACAGCTTATTTTACTAATGGCGGAACTGCAGAAAGTCTAGATACATCTTGGGATGCTATTCATAACAAAGGCTATATCTTTTTACGCAGCTTTGCTAACCGTTCTGGTTATTATTTTACAAGCGATGTAACTTTAACTGGATCTACAGATGATTTCAACACCTTATCAAGAGGTTTAGTGATGGACGAAGCAGTACTTATTGCTTATGATACATTGGTTGACGAATTATCAGACGAAATTCCAGTAACTGATGCTGGAAAAATTCATCCTGTTACTATTAAATCTTGGCAAAATGCTATCGAGAGACAAATCGATGGTTTAATGGTTCAAAACGGAAAATTATCTGGGGTAAAAGCATATATCGATGAAAACCAAAATGTATTGGTTACAAACAACTTGAATATTGCCTTACAATTATTACCAGTAGGTTATAGCGATTATATAACTGTAAACATCGGATTTACAACAAATTTAGAATAA
- a CDS encoding oxidase, with protein MNDIIVDTNGDLGFHNGDLLIGFSENLHQEHILIANKGEYREFPELGVGILQMLNDDNYMNVLIEAKKNLEYDGMKINNIELDDDGNLNVDGQYK; from the coding sequence ATGAATGATATAATAGTAGACACAAACGGGGATTTAGGCTTCCATAATGGAGACCTATTGATTGGTTTTTCAGAAAACCTGCATCAAGAACATATCTTGATTGCCAACAAAGGCGAGTATCGTGAATTTCCTGAACTGGGAGTAGGTATTTTGCAAATGTTAAACGACGACAATTACATGAACGTTTTAATTGAAGCCAAAAAAAATCTGGAATACGATGGTATGAAGATTAATAATATTGAGCTCGATGACGATGGGAATTTAAATGTTGATGGACAATATAAATAG
- a CDS encoding N-acetylmuramoyl-L-alanine amidase produces the protein MRQIKYLAVHCTATSQNTSISSIQNYWKNQLGWRMPGYHFIIKPDGEVVSLLPIEQVSNGVKGFNHESINISYVGGIDEKVIPKDNRTLAQKASLLKLLKELRQKFPKAIIQGHRDFPNVKKACPSFDAKKEYQHV, from the coding sequence GTGAGACAAATAAAGTACTTAGCCGTGCATTGCACAGCAACCTCTCAAAACACATCAATAAGTAGCATACAGAACTACTGGAAAAATCAATTGGGTTGGAGAATGCCAGGTTACCACTTTATTATAAAGCCAGATGGGGAAGTAGTTTCGTTATTGCCAATAGAACAAGTTTCGAATGGTGTAAAAGGATTTAACCATGAAAGTATCAACATATCTTATGTAGGTGGAATTGATGAAAAAGTTATTCCGAAGGATAATCGAACGCTTGCCCAGAAAGCTTCTTTGTTAAAATTGCTTAAGGAGTTAAGACAAAAATTCCCAAAAGCTATTATTCAAGGACACAGAGATTTTCCGAATGTAAAGAAAGCATGCCCGAGTTTTGACGCTAAAAAAGAATATCAACATGTATAA
- a CDS encoding DUF6046 domain-containing protein, which produces MAEFNLKEITARAFLDYVGPRYPGFLFDVSMKGGNLKVKKNGKKIDLNSINISSFSGGKYFLTLTLTHKGVDYELPNEPLISLGLSKTIVETATVGKYRRGTVKEYICTEDYTISIKGICFNEENPNAYPSEQVSMLRNMVDVNEALEIKSNPFFTLFDIGKIVIKDIQFEDMMGQGGMQKYTISAVSDQDFYADLEEKNKTKSELIKTP; this is translated from the coding sequence ATGGCAGAATTTAATTTAAAAGAGATTACAGCAAGAGCGTTTTTAGACTATGTAGGTCCAAGATATCCAGGTTTCTTGTTCGATGTTAGTATGAAAGGTGGAAATCTCAAGGTAAAAAAAAACGGAAAGAAAATAGATCTTAATTCTATCAATATTTCTAGCTTTTCTGGAGGGAAATATTTTTTAACTCTTACACTTACTCATAAAGGTGTTGATTATGAATTGCCAAATGAGCCTTTAATCTCACTTGGATTAAGTAAAACAATTGTTGAAACAGCTACAGTAGGAAAGTATCGTAGAGGAACTGTTAAGGAGTATATCTGCACTGAAGATTATACCATTTCTATAAAAGGAATTTGTTTTAACGAAGAAAATCCAAACGCATATCCTTCAGAACAAGTAAGCATGTTAAGAAATATGGTTGATGTTAACGAAGCGCTTGAGATAAAAAGTAATCCATTTTTCACATTGTTCGATATTGGAAAAATTGTAATCAAAGACATTCAGTTTGAGGATATGATGGGACAAGGAGGAATGCAAAAATATACGATTTCAGCAGTTAGTGATCAAGATTTCTACGCTGATTTAGAAGAAAAGAATAAGACAAAAAGTGAACTAATAAAAACACCATAA
- a CDS encoding phage baseplate protein: protein MNKTNFNQTGGFPLKTERLQELQTAYEIFNHLGNIAGNLSILSGCITTGSSVSDGVVVINNEVISFKGGYVAANVIIIEEPVNKEFQDGFLKNVYTIRYATFGTAATSWPWANFKKPIETKTIPTDLVSRLEILEKKNAVFQSGGGMVLWNKPANQIPVGWAEVINWRGRMPIGFDAFQTEFNTMGKIGGAKSKQLYESEMPAHSHPYMDIFYSENGGTVAVPNKYGSNRSDNDNGGHEMSRYTSTAGSGIPFSIMNPYRVVLFIEYIG from the coding sequence ATGAATAAAACAAATTTTAATCAGACAGGTGGTTTTCCACTAAAAACAGAAAGACTTCAAGAGTTACAAACAGCTTATGAAATTTTTAATCATTTGGGTAATATAGCAGGAAACTTATCTATACTTTCAGGATGTATCACTACAGGTTCTAGCGTATCAGATGGAGTTGTTGTAATTAATAATGAGGTTATAAGCTTTAAAGGAGGATACGTTGCAGCAAATGTTATTATTATAGAAGAACCAGTCAATAAGGAATTCCAAGATGGTTTTTTAAAAAATGTATATACTATCCGCTACGCAACTTTTGGTACTGCAGCTACATCATGGCCGTGGGCAAATTTTAAGAAGCCAATCGAGACAAAAACAATCCCTACCGATTTAGTATCTCGACTTGAAATTCTTGAAAAGAAAAATGCTGTTTTTCAATCAGGCGGTGGGATGGTTTTATGGAATAAACCAGCAAATCAAATACCCGTTGGATGGGCAGAAGTAATTAATTGGCGCGGACGTATGCCTATTGGTTTTGATGCTTTTCAAACTGAGTTTAATACTATGGGGAAAATTGGAGGTGCTAAAAGCAAGCAACTTTATGAAAGTGAAATGCCAGCGCACAGCCATCCATATATGGATATTTTTTATTCAGAAAACGGAGGAACTGTTGCTGTACCTAATAAATACGGTTCAAATCGATCAGATAATGATAATGGAGGTCATGAAATGAGTAGATATACATCCACTGCAGGAAGCGGTATTCCTTTCTCAATCATGAATCCATACAGAGTAGTCTTATTTATTGAATATATCGGGTAA